The following nucleotide sequence is from Aspergillus luchuensis IFO 4308 DNA, chromosome 1, nearly complete sequence.
ATAACATCAATTCTCCAGCAGTGTCGGACCTCCAGTCAAACAATTTATTCCTTCTAGTTTTTGCAGGATAAATAGTGATTATGTCACTGATAGTATACGCTGATACACTCAGTCTGAGATCTAGCTTTGAGATATAGTATTACCAAGGTAAAACAAAAATGATGATATTGTGCCTGCGGCCTcagagatgagatgataatAATGCTGTTAAAACGTCATACTTTTTTGTAGGGTCGAGGACAGTCAATATGACAATTACGTATTCATGTTCCGcctaaatatttttcttctgcatTTCTACAATTGATGGTCTTCTCTATAACACCGCCTGAGCTTCGATTGTCCTCAGTGTTGAATGCATGGATTGCGCTTCATAATTCTTAAGAAACAAACCCTCAACCTACCTATTACCTGCTGTGATGGTGTCTCATCTACCTATTTAGGCCTAAGTCAAATACAATCTTTCCACTCGCATGGCCAGTCGCCAGCCTTCCAAACGCTGGCCGAAACTGCTCCAATGGCCACACGCTATCCACCCTTCCCTTACACAGTCCCGATTCAATCAACTCGCCGACCGCCCCTAGTTGAGTGCCACTTGGTTGCATTACAAAGAATATATCTTTGACACCCCTTGTGTTCGGATTCTTCCATGGACAGACGGTTCTAGGAGGCTGGAAAATACTTACTACCGTGCCTTTCTCCTTCACAGTCCACCAAGCATCCTGGAGTGCTCGTCCTCCTATACAGtcaaccaccacatccaccagccttccgtcctcctcctctaccCAGGCCTTCAGGTCAGTAACTCGGTAATTCACTGCATCCTTGGCCCCCATCGATCGTACCAGATCGATGTTGTCGGGTCCACATGTTCCGATCACCTCGACGCCCAGCACCTTCGCTGCAAGCTGCACAACCCACAGCCCAACGCCACCAGATGCAGCTGTGACCAGtattcttttgtttttccaTGCCGCGCGCGCTTTGGGTATATCCATCACGCCCTCAGGAGGGACTATTCCGGCGTTAACAAAGAGAATCTGCCAAGCAGTCTCGGCTGATACTGgtacagcagcagcctcgaCCCAGGTCAAGCGTTTTGGCTTAAAGGCGAGCTCTTCTGTAGTCGCGATTGTAAAATCACGAGCGTTGCCAGGTCTGGCATAATTTGTACGAGCATATATCTCAGCCCCGGGTTGGAAAGGGGAATCTGGGGGCGCAGAGACAACGGTACCGGAGACATCGGGACATGGGATTAGGAGGCGATCAGTGGATGGAGGAAAATTTTTCGGCCAGGAAAGCTCTCCGGTGCAAGGGGAGCATGCCTGGACATGAATCAAGTGCTCGCCTTTCgttgggttggggttggcaaCTACGTCGGTTTGGAGGGTTAGATCTTCCGCATTAGATTCAGCGGTTGGCTGAATCAGAGCACGTGCGGTTTCAACAGGCATGACAAGTCCAAGGCCGTGATTGT
It contains:
- a CDS encoding NADP-dependent oxidoreductase (COG:C;~EggNog:ENOG410PMUN;~InterPro:IPR011032,IPR020843,IPR036291;~PFAM:PF13602,PF00107;~go_function: GO:0016491 - oxidoreductase activity [Evidence IEA]) gives rise to the protein MPVETARALIQPTAESNAEDLTLQTDVVANPNPTKGEHLIHVQACSPCTGELSWPKNFPPSTDRLLIPCPDVSGTVVSAPPDSPFQPGAEIYARTNYARPGNARDFTIATTEELAFKPKRLTWVEAAAVPVSAETAWQILFVNAGIVPPEGVMDIPKARAAWKNKRILVTAASGGVGLWVVQLAAKVLGVEVIGTCGPDNIDLVRSMGAKDAVNYRVTDLKAWVEEEDGRLVDVVVDCIGGRALQDAWWTVKEKGTVVSIFQPPRTVCPWKNPNTRGVKDIFFVMQPSGTQLGAVGELIESGLCKGRVDSVWPLEQFRPAFGRLATGHASGKIVFDLGLNR